From Caretta caretta isolate rCarCar2 chromosome 3, rCarCar1.hap1, whole genome shotgun sequence, a single genomic window includes:
- the OGFRL1 gene encoding opioid growth factor receptor-like protein 1 isoform X2, whose translation MGSLLSGVSVKEPATVEDCDSTWGTDSEPEPQDAGGDQQQEAVGGEEPAPEPPSPLPAASGRPEEIRQEGEEVEGGREEAAAAPGPEQNDDTTELTTKPKRSFYAARDLYKYRHQYPNFKDLRYQNDLCNLRFYKNKIPFKPDGVYIEEVLNKWKGDYEKLEHNHTYIQWLFPLREQGLNFYAKELTTYEIEEFKKTKEAIRRFLLAYKMMLEFFGIKLIDKTGNVARAANCQERFQHLNESQHNYLRITRILKSLGELGYESFKSPLVKFILHEALVEDTIPNIKQSALEYFVYTIRDRRERRKLLRFAQQHYTPSEHFIWGPPRKQKLEGNKTGKKPTSPVSSHNSYISKHKKWRDSKNTSITGSSSSKTAEEKKVELSRHGEENEQFGTETNCEAARQSNSEKNSDTESQNSKSEEVLNLSDKKENIPHSKKDTGKDGENLSQDCGNPTVVEREPCDSENCSNNVSADVQDNLGKDKPPVESTIKNKDEIKS comes from the exons ATGGGCAGCCTGCTGAGCGGGGTCAGTGTCAAGGAGCCCGCCACGGTGGAGGACTGCGACTCCACCTGGGGGACGGACTCCGAGCCCGAGCCGCAGGACGCAGGCGGGGACCAGCAGCAGGAGGCGGTCGGCGGGGAAGAGCCGGCCCCGGAGCCGCCGTCCCCTCTCCCTGCCGCAAGCGGCCGGCCCGAGGAGATCCggcaggaaggggaagaggtggaggggggccgagaagaagcagcagcagcccccggcCCTGAGCAG AATGATGATACAACTGAACTGACAACAAAACCGAAGAGGAGCTTTTATGCAGCAAGAGACTTGTACAAGTATCGACACCAGTATCCA AACTTTAAAGATCTCCGGTATCAAAATGACTTGTGCAATCTCCGATTTTATAAGAATAAAATTCCCTTTAAACCTGATG GAGTTTACATTGAAGAAGTCCTGAATAAATGGAAGGGAGACTATGAAAAATTGGAACATAATCATACTTATATACAGTG gctttTTCCACTTCGAGAACAAGGTTTGAATTTCTATGCTAAAGAATTAACTACATATGAAATAGAG GAAttcaagaaaacaaaagaagcaaTTAGAAGATTCCTGTTGGCTTATAAAATGATGTTGGAGTTTTTTGGAATAAAACTAATTGATAAAACAGGAAATGTAGCTCGAGCTGCTAATTGTCAAGAAAGATTTCAACATTTGAATGA GTCCCAACACAACTACTTAAGAATCACTCGCATTCTGAAAAGTCTTGGTGAGCTTGGATATGAGAGTTTCAAATCTCCTCTTGTAAAATTTATTCTCCATGAAGCTCTTGTGGAAGACACAATTCCCAACATTAAGCAAAGTGCTTTGGAATATTTTGTATACACCATTAGAGacagaagagaaaggagaaagctcctGCGATTTGCCCAGCAACATTACACACCTTCAGAGCATTTCATCTGGGGACCACCAAGAAAACAGAAGTTGGAGGGAAACAAAACAGGTAAAAAGCCAACATCCCCAGTTTCTTCTCACAACAGTTACATTTCTAAACATAAGAAGTGGAGAGATTCCAAGAATACATCCATAACTGGTAGCTCAAGTAGCAAAACAGCTGAAGAAAAAAAGGTAGAACTCTCAAGACATGGAGAAGAAAATGAACAGTTTGGAACAGAAACTAACTGTGAAGCTGCTAGGCAGAGCAACAGTGAAAAGAACAGTGATACTGAAAGTCAAAATTCCAAATCAGAGGAAGTTCTCAATTTGTCagacaaaaaggaaaatattccTCATTCCAAAAAAGATACGGGAAAAGATGGCGAAAATCTGAGCCAAGATTGTGGAAATCCAACAGTTGTAGAGAGAGAGCCATGTGACAGTGAGAACTGTTCAAATAATGTATCTGCAGACGTGCAAGACAACCTCGGTAAGGATAAACCTCCAGTGGAATCCACCATAAAGAACAAAGATGAGATAAAATCATGA
- the OGFRL1 gene encoding opioid growth factor receptor-like protein 1 isoform X1: MGSLLSGVSVKEPATVEDCDSTWGTDSEPEPQDAGGDQQQEAVGGEEPAPEPPSPLPAASGRPEEIRQEGEEVEGGREEAAAAPGPEQNDDTTELTTKPKRSFYAARDLYKYRHQYPQNFKDLRYQNDLCNLRFYKNKIPFKPDGVYIEEVLNKWKGDYEKLEHNHTYIQWLFPLREQGLNFYAKELTTYEIEEFKKTKEAIRRFLLAYKMMLEFFGIKLIDKTGNVARAANCQERFQHLNESQHNYLRITRILKSLGELGYESFKSPLVKFILHEALVEDTIPNIKQSALEYFVYTIRDRRERRKLLRFAQQHYTPSEHFIWGPPRKQKLEGNKTGKKPTSPVSSHNSYISKHKKWRDSKNTSITGSSSSKTAEEKKVELSRHGEENEQFGTETNCEAARQSNSEKNSDTESQNSKSEEVLNLSDKKENIPHSKKDTGKDGENLSQDCGNPTVVEREPCDSENCSNNVSADVQDNLGKDKPPVESTIKNKDEIKS, from the exons ATGGGCAGCCTGCTGAGCGGGGTCAGTGTCAAGGAGCCCGCCACGGTGGAGGACTGCGACTCCACCTGGGGGACGGACTCCGAGCCCGAGCCGCAGGACGCAGGCGGGGACCAGCAGCAGGAGGCGGTCGGCGGGGAAGAGCCGGCCCCGGAGCCGCCGTCCCCTCTCCCTGCCGCAAGCGGCCGGCCCGAGGAGATCCggcaggaaggggaagaggtggaggggggccgagaagaagcagcagcagcccccggcCCTGAGCAG AATGATGATACAACTGAACTGACAACAAAACCGAAGAGGAGCTTTTATGCAGCAAGAGACTTGTACAAGTATCGACACCAGTATCCA cAGAACTTTAAAGATCTCCGGTATCAAAATGACTTGTGCAATCTCCGATTTTATAAGAATAAAATTCCCTTTAAACCTGATG GAGTTTACATTGAAGAAGTCCTGAATAAATGGAAGGGAGACTATGAAAAATTGGAACATAATCATACTTATATACAGTG gctttTTCCACTTCGAGAACAAGGTTTGAATTTCTATGCTAAAGAATTAACTACATATGAAATAGAG GAAttcaagaaaacaaaagaagcaaTTAGAAGATTCCTGTTGGCTTATAAAATGATGTTGGAGTTTTTTGGAATAAAACTAATTGATAAAACAGGAAATGTAGCTCGAGCTGCTAATTGTCAAGAAAGATTTCAACATTTGAATGA GTCCCAACACAACTACTTAAGAATCACTCGCATTCTGAAAAGTCTTGGTGAGCTTGGATATGAGAGTTTCAAATCTCCTCTTGTAAAATTTATTCTCCATGAAGCTCTTGTGGAAGACACAATTCCCAACATTAAGCAAAGTGCTTTGGAATATTTTGTATACACCATTAGAGacagaagagaaaggagaaagctcctGCGATTTGCCCAGCAACATTACACACCTTCAGAGCATTTCATCTGGGGACCACCAAGAAAACAGAAGTTGGAGGGAAACAAAACAGGTAAAAAGCCAACATCCCCAGTTTCTTCTCACAACAGTTACATTTCTAAACATAAGAAGTGGAGAGATTCCAAGAATACATCCATAACTGGTAGCTCAAGTAGCAAAACAGCTGAAGAAAAAAAGGTAGAACTCTCAAGACATGGAGAAGAAAATGAACAGTTTGGAACAGAAACTAACTGTGAAGCTGCTAGGCAGAGCAACAGTGAAAAGAACAGTGATACTGAAAGTCAAAATTCCAAATCAGAGGAAGTTCTCAATTTGTCagacaaaaaggaaaatattccTCATTCCAAAAAAGATACGGGAAAAGATGGCGAAAATCTGAGCCAAGATTGTGGAAATCCAACAGTTGTAGAGAGAGAGCCATGTGACAGTGAGAACTGTTCAAATAATGTATCTGCAGACGTGCAAGACAACCTCGGTAAGGATAAACCTCCAGTGGAATCCACCATAAAGAACAAAGATGAGATAAAATCATGA